The genomic stretch ataatttttttgaagcgACTAGGACTGAAATTCATGAGGCTTAGGTTAGTAAATGGAAAGTATTGGAGTAACAATCTAGactttatttcgaaaagatttttttgagtgatttcGTGGTAGTTGtttgtatacaaaaaattgaacaagtgtggactttgcggccagagcgaagcgagattTATAGCAGACAATGggactttctgaaaaaaatttggaatataATAAAGCGAATGcgcaatttataagaaaataagAAGCGCGCagattctcgtgaatttaagatttcgtaacttgacagttgtcatcttaaaagttacgaatcgtATGGACATTCGCATTAAGGTGACAACtggaattcttaaattcactaTAATCGGCGCCCAGAGTGcagattttcgtattttcgtaactttaaagaattcgtaacttgacagttcttgtaggattttatacacgcaaccgtcaagttacgaatatttattcagtcagtcaagggacctgacccacccataagGTGGGTATTAAAATATTAACATATTAACATATTAATATTAACTTCACACATTGCTTACAGATAAGTAATCATTGGCCTTGTCTTCTTTTCCTACGTTTAGAacggaaaatcatttttcttttagtgCACCATCGTCTTACATGATCGTTACGTAACAATACACCATGTAGTCGTATACTACATATCGTTATCATTCGTTCTGCTAAAGAAGTGGATGCgtattttttgtcatttttctttggatttttaaaattaattaaaatactCGACAAAATCTTTCCGTGTGTCATCAATGTTTTTAGAGAAGAACCattgtatttttgtaaatattccTATCTGTATACGattagacagtttgcgcaaaaGACGTATAAGTTATACGTCGACTTATAAATATGAACTTATAAGTTATATGTAAGTCAGTTATAAGTCATAAGTTACAAGTCGGCTACTTATAAGGTCTAATTTATAAGTGCTTAAGTTTATACGTATAGACCTCTGATCTTTAACGGTTTGACGTATAAACTTAAGCACTTATAAATTTAACCTTATAAGTAGTAGACTTACGTATAActtatacgtcatttgcgcaaactgtctagTGTTTCAGTACCattttgcgcaaatgacgtataaaTTGTAAGTAAACTTAAAAATCCGattttataagttataagtcaggtGGTTATAAGTCATAAGTTGGTTTTAGGTGGTTATAAAGTGAAAATGATAAGTTCATAAGTTTATAGGTCAAAAGTATGAAAGCCGAAAGTTATAGAAATGTGAAGATCATGTAGAATTAGTTAGAATCCAtcaaaatccaacaaaaccTTGAAGTTCTTAAAAATGGTCAACGAGGGAAAATATTTGGCTCATTGTAATCTTTTAACCTTAGGAATAAGCTGACTAAATTTCATCATGAAGAGCTATGACTGACGACAGAGCTAGGACCATCGTTTTTCGATGGTATTTCCCGGATATTTTACATGAACTGTGTTTCTGAGGTCGAGTTAGGAAGTACCACTTCTCAGCCCAAGAACTTCAAGATATTGATGGGTCTTAcatgttttgtttgttgtttcaaCATGTTTGGTATTATTGATATCACtgtaggttggttcctaaagtTTAATTGCTTTACATGATCCACCATTGTCCCATCTCTATAACTTTcgattttcaaacttttgacCTATAAACTTATGAAATTATCGCTTTCACTTTATAGGTGGTTGACTTATAACCATCTGAattataacttataaattcGGATTCGGATTTCTAGtttacttataatttatatgtCATTTGAGCAAACTATCTATTGTAAATAATGTCaacgtgaaaaatattttctaaactAAATTTCAATACTTCAGGTAAAAGTTTAATTGCTTTGTAACTGTACATCCAGAACCAATTTCTGCTGAATTTTATCAAAGTGAAAGTGAActtgaattgaatttcactcgatcggatttttatttcaaatactGTCAACGAAACAACAAACCTTTTCTGAGTCCCGTACCAAGTGCAGGGGTCTTATAGTcatacgcatacgtttgtaacacatCGAATTCGAATCCCTGAGTAAGAGAAAAACCTATTGTGGGTGTCTAGAGAAGCCTAATCAGAACATATAATGAAAGCTACTGACCACGCCTATAAGGTAAAATTTGTTGTCAAAATCGGATCGAAAGTTTGGACTCATGGACTGGGCATGAGTCAAGCTACTCGGCGGTACACTACTGCCGCATTTTACCCATATATCGAGTAATTTCAGCCTATTTTCAtgactttttttatttgaaaggtaatgaGGACCACAACGCCGATGTACTGTTTTCAGTTACCTAACAAAATGGTCTACATCCGCCATATtgaattttagtaaaagtatTGGTTATGTGTTGGATGGACATTTAAATATACTATGTTGAACTATATGTAGGTATAATAGATTTATATTGAGCTGTTTTGTAACATATAGctgtaaaatgttcatttacATATAGCAAAATATAGCTCTTATCTTTAAATGGGAATTTATCTAACTTAACTTAACATTGCTGTAAGCAATTTTATTGGAAGATACTATTGAGATCAGTTTAAATGGAAAGATTTGAAGGTGCAGTATAGTTTCAAGATATATTTGACTCTTATGGACTAGCTATGTTGCGTAAACTACTCGTACGGGTCCCTGATGCTTATATTTATTTAGCGATCTGAGTAAATAAAATCGGACAacgtttcaaaaaattcaattcaaattattaatttgCACATGAGACTTGAGATACCATATGAAAGGAGgggaatttttgtttgtgccGAGTCAAAGTGTCTATTAATTTAGAGTTATGTCGACTATATTTCGATAAGTTGATCAGTAAAATATAAgccaaaatttcgaattggaaaatgaattcaaattacaaattaGTGTTCGCAATAGTTTTGCATCTACTGACGCAGTGTTACTGTTCCATTGGTTCCAGCATAAAGCCGGACGACCTAACCATCAATGATAGATACGATGCGTTAATCGCTTGTTTGGTGAAAAACGGGATACGCGACGGGAAACTATATCCTCGCAACGATGGTCCCGAGTACGAGGAATTGAATTATCAATGGAACACTGTGTGGGGTCATATGGCACCATTGCTTTACTTGAAGGCTAAAACCACTAGAGACGTTCAAGTTGGCGTTATTTGTGCTACGAAAACAGAAATTCGTTGCGTACCCCGGAGCGGTGGTCATTCGTATGCGAAAAATAGTTTCGGTGATGAAAACTCACTGGTGATCGATATGTCGTCGTTGAATTTCTTCAAGGTTAACAAGGAGAAAATGATTGCCGATGTCGGTCCGGGTGTCTTGAACAGCCAGGCTATGTACGATGGATGGAAAGAGGGTTGCTTAGTATCGCATGGAATTTGTCCGAGTGTTGGCTTCGGAGGTTTGCTGCAGGGCGGCGGGTACGGACACTTTTCCCGATTGTTGGGAATGGCTGCGGACAGTGTAATTGGAATGGAAATGGTTGACGCAAGTGGGCGGTTGAATGTCGTAAACAATTTCACCAACACTGATCTGTTTTGGGCACTCCGAGGTGGAGGCGGCGGTAATTTTGGCATTGTCACCAAGTTTACTATCAAAGTCTATCCGTCACCGCGATCGATCATTTTCGGAGCATACGAGTACTCGTTTGCGAAAGATTTTCGTCAGGTTTTCATTGCCTGGCAGAAGCTTGTCTATAGCGATCCTTATTTATCGCAAAGAATTTTCTGCATGATCGAAATGGAATTGGATCGAATTAGCATGCGGTTTTATGGCATAAATACTGGAAACGATCCGGATATGACTGAAAAATACTTTGACGAATTGTACAAGTACATGGGCTTCCCAGAACCGGGACCGGGCAGCTCGATCAAAACTTATACGCATGAACAGTTCATCATTAGGGAAGCTCAAATGTACTCTGACACGCCGTTAACCGACATCGCTCAAGTAGGTAAAATGACCAGACACAACAAAGTTTACAACAAAAAGGTGAAATCGTACTTCGTCGACAAGATATTAAACGAGCAGGAAATTGACAAACTAATCGAACTATTGACCGCGTATTTACCGTATGCCGGTTTGTATTGGGAATATAATGGCGGCAAGATCACCGAAAATCCGGGCACATGTTTCCTACATCGGCTCAAGGCTTCGTACTCCACTCAACTTAAACCACTCAATAGTTCGGGCAAGCTCAAGGATGTCAATGGAGATGCTGCGAAAATACGATTTTTCGAAGCAACCAAACAACTTTTGAATCATCGGACATCGTACCAGAATTATATCGATAGAGACATGCCCAATTATCTGCAACGATTCTATGGGCCGGCGTTGTGGAAACTGTATCGAATTAAAGCGAAATGGGATCCGACTAACGTATTCTTCAGTTGTGAATCCATTCCAGTGTTTCCAGGACAAAGGAGGATTTGCAATGTGTAAATTTTAGTTGTCtaataaattggaaaagaaactttttgtGATTTGAATAAACTTTGTACCAACGAtaacttcttataattctcCCACcggaaattcaaaaatttgtatgggatgtaaatttagagaaaaaaaaacaatttttcttctcaTACAAATTTGCCTTGCAAATCGTTACACTGTACGAGCAGTATTGGGAATGTCCATCCGACACCCGACAGTATTAGAGCTGGTCCAGACTGCTTATTTATTGagaaaacgagccatcagaacagtcggagcgtttgctgcgactgagccccgtacaaacccgtatatctattgcgtacgtgaccctagtgcgtctgtcaccctactttgaccgtaagcctattgcgccggttaaagtagttaaagtaaaattattatgtaatgtgtgtacatcttagaaattgcgcatagcgcaattacgaagccccgtacgacgttcctttcaaatgaaacaaaaatttcaaatcgccctaaaaattGACCTctgtccgaggacccaaatttaaaatttttttcaactacattctattcggcctttgattaccttccaaatgaaacaaaaattacgaaaaacggatgaaatttactcgagttatatgtaaaatacacatagggccctagtaacggccttagtccaaggacccaaatttaattttttttcaacaacattctattcggtgttcgattatctttcaaatgaaacaaaaattacgaaaaacggatgaaatttattcgagttgtatgtaaaatacgcatagggccttagtccgaggacccaaatttaatttttttttcaacaacattctattcggcttttgattaccttccaaatgacacaaaaattacgaaaaacgaatgaaatttgctcgagttatatgtaaaatacacatagggccctagtaacggccttagtccaaggacccaaatttaattttttttcaacaacattctattcggtgttcgattatctttcaaatgaaacaaaaattacgaaaaacggatgaaatttattcgagttgtatgtaaaatacgcatagggccctagtaacggccttagtccaaggacccaaatttaattttttttcaacaacattctattcggcttttgattaccttccaaatgacacaaaaattacgaaaaacgaatgaaat from Bradysia coprophila strain Holo2 unplaced genomic scaffold, BU_Bcop_v1 contig_138, whole genome shotgun sequence encodes the following:
- the LOC119073224 gene encoding uncharacterized FAD-linked oxidoreductase YvdP-like — protein: MNSNYKLVFAIVLHLLTQCYCSIGSSIKPDDLTINDRYDALIACLVKNGIRDGKLYPRNDGPEYEELNYQWNTVWGHMAPLLYLKAKTTRDVQVGVICATKTEIRCVPRSGGHSYAKNSFGDENSLVIDMSSLNFFKVNKEKMIADVGPGVLNSQAMYDGWKEGCLVSHGICPSVGFGGLLQGGGYGHFSRLLGMAADSVIGMEMVDASGRLNVVNNFTNTDLFWALRGGGGGNFGIVTKFTIKVYPSPRSIIFGAYEYSFAKDFRQVFIAWQKLVYSDPYLSQRIFCMIEMELDRISMRFYGINTGNDPDMTEKYFDELYKYMGFPEPGPGSSIKTYTHEQFIIREAQMYSDTPLTDIAQVGKMTRHNKVYNKKVKSYFVDKILNEQEIDKLIELLTAYLPYAGLYWEYNGGKITENPGTCFLHRLKASYSTQLKPLNSSGKLKDVNGDAAKIRFFEATKQLLNHRTSYQNYIDRDMPNYLQRFYGPALWKLYRIKAKWDPTNVFFSCESIPVFPGQRRICNV